AGCTGATCAACAACCACTTTTCCATCATCTAGACCAATAGCTTCAACAGGACATTGCTTCATACATTTTTTACATTTAATACATAAATAATCATCAACAATGTATTGCCTTTTTGATGGAATAATATTGAATTCCGGTAAAATTAAATGATTCAAACCACACTCTAATGTTTTTGGATCTGTCGGGCAAACTTCAGCACAAAAACCACAACGAATACATGCTCCTGCCGTGATTACAGGATATGTTAAACCTTCACCATCTTCACTGTCTTCATCACGAACTAATTTAATTGCATTTGGCGAAGGGCAAGATACAGTACATGCTCCACAACCGATACAGTATTCTTTATTTACTTTTGGAAAGTCTCTGAAACGTTCCGGTTTTTCAACAATTTCAGGTTCGGATTTTGCATTGGCAAATGCATCTGCCCAAGCTTTTCTAGCAAAATCGTAAATATACCACATTAATGAGGCCATTTACCTCACCTCATCTAAACGTTTTGTAATCGTTTTTCCAGATTCATTTGTTATGGCTACTCTTTCAGCACATGCAACACAAGGATCACATGACGCATAAGTAGATACGGCATCGGCAACTGTTGGAACATCACGAATCATGTATTTTGCACAAGAATCCATATTTGGAATACTTGGAGTTCTAATAGTTATGTTTTTGATTAAATTACCATTAGTTTCAACCATATAGGTAACTTCACCACGTGGAGCTTCATTTTTACGCATTGCATAACCCGATTTAATTTCAGCAGGAGTACGAACTTCACCATCAGGCATATTTTCAATAGCTTGTCTAATTAAACTAATTGATTCTGGAATTTCATCGAATCTTGTTAATGTTCTTGCATAATTGTCCCCTTCCTTACGTCTTATAACTTTAAAATCAAAATAATCATCATATGTGTAATGTCCTATGCGGTAATCTTCCTTTACATCAGATGCTCTTCCAATAGGTCCCACAGACCTTCCTTTAATAGCCTCTTTTTTAGACATATACCCTATGCCTTTGCACCTTAAACCAAGTGCAGAACCTTCTGCAAATAGTGCTCTGACTATATCAAAACGGTCTTCTATCTTTTTAAGATTTTCAAGAATTGGATTAAAATGGCGCTCATCTGCATCCATCCTAACACCACCAACTACATTCCAACCCATATTAACTCTATTACCCGTTAAAAGTTCAATAGCATCCATTGCATACTCCCTTAATTCTAAAACATGCATGAATAATGTTTCATGATCCATTGATTTGAAAAATGTGGAATTTGCAAGTAAATGACTCTGAATCCTATCAAGTTCATTGGTTATAACTCTTAAAAATTGAGCTCTTGGCGGTACAGAAACATCTGAAATTTGTTCGATAGATTCTGCAAATGTTTGTGTGTGTTCATATGAACAAATACCACATACTCTTTCAGATAGATAAATTCCTTTCTGCCAAGTCTTTCCTTCAATTATTTTTTCAATTCCCCTATGCACATAACCATATTCAAGTTCGGCTTTAACAACTCTTTCACCTTCAGTTTGAAGTTTTAATCTGATAGGTTCTTTTAAAGCCGGGTGAATCGGACCAATTGGTACTATCATTTTTGTTCCCTCCCACGATCAGCAATAGCTTGAGGTCCAACAGCTAAAATAGCTTCTAATATTTCATTAGGTCTTGGTGGACATCCTGGAATTTCTGCTGCAACGGGGATGAAATTAGATGCAGGTGCATTTACGTGACCTCCTTCCTGATTAAATACATCTCCAGATATTGGGCAGTTTCCAACTGCTACGGCAATTTTTGGTTCAGGAGCCTTATCATAAATTCTTTTTAAGTTATCCTTCCATTGTTCGGTTACAGCACCTGTTAACAATAGAACATCAGCTTCGCGAGGATTATTGTGAACATATATACCATACTGCTCTAAATCATATCTTGGAGATAATAATGCAACACACTCTACGTCACACCCATTACATCCACCACAATTTACAATACAGACGTGAATTGAGCTTTTTCTCACAACATCCTTAATAGCGTCTAACATCGTACTCCCTCTTTATTTCAATAATATAATATAAAATAAACATCAATATTTAGCTTCTTTTTTTAATAATTCAAATAATTCTAATTGACCTTCTTTTAAGGCATCTTCATAAGATTTTCCATTTTTAATTTTATTTACCATGCTCATTTTGAGATTTTTAGCATCTTCATGAGTGATTAACTCCAAAGTATCGCTGAACCAGCACAATCTCAAATCAGCATTTAATTTCTGATAAATACAAATATCCTGAGCAGATTCAAATGTTGCATGTAATGCTTGTAAATCCGACATATTTAATGAATTAAATAATATTTCTTCTAATTCTTCAGTAGTGCAGTTAAATTCCTTAGAAAGCGGAACTATAATGTCCCTCTGCCAGGCATAACTTCTTATTATTCTAGTCTGCATTAATTTCAATTTAGCATCGTCGTCCATTTCCATCATCCTATACTACTCATTTTCAATAATGCATATGCAATAATACCTAAAATTAATCCAGCTGCAGTTTCTTTTCTACCATATCCCGGCCTTTCACCCATTACAAATCCTGCAAGGAGAAAACCTACAGCCGATAAAATAATATTGCCTGAATTAAATCCTAAAACCCATCCTACAGTTGAAATTATGGCAAATGGAGTATTGAACCCGGTTACTGCTACAAATGGTTCAGCATGCTTACTATAACTGTAAAGTAAACCAATAATTGATCCTGCTGCAAATGTAAGTAAATAAATCATATAATCAAACATAATATCCCTACATCACCCTATAAAGCAATATAAATGAACAGATTATTGCCATGAACGTTATTATAAAACATAATTTCTCCATACTTTCTATTTTATGTGAAAAATTGCCTTTTGCTTGGAATAAAAACACAGCCAGGATAATTCCCATAATTACAATAGGAGCAAGGACAGCTGAGTGCAAAAATGTTGCAAGTAAAGCAACGAATATCACGCCAACAGCAACCAATGCGGTCAAATACACAAATACATCTTCACTATTCATACTACCATTCCTGAAAATATCATTACTATAGTTCCAAAGAAGCAAATTGCTCCAATGGTAATTTGAGTCATGACTGAATGATTTGGACTTAATAATGGAGTAGTTGCATTAATAAATCCGGTGACAAATGAAATCACAACCATTCCAATCAAATATCCCACAGCATCCAATGGACCGAAGAATATTGTTAAAAATACCCAAAGCAATACATACCATGCAATTGATTCGGAAAATAACATGAATCCTCTTAAGAATCCAAAGTGCTCAGTTTCAAATCCAGATATTAAAACTTTATCTTTAGTTATTCCAAATGGAGAGTATGGGGATTTTGTAATAATCAACATGAAAAACATTAAGGCCGCAAGTGGAATTGAAAATACTAAAGGGCCATGAACAGATTGGTAAGTAATTATTTCCCCAATATTCATTGAACCTGTCATCAAGTAAACGAATATAATGGCTGCGAATAATGGGAGTTCAGTTGCCGCTGAAAGTACAGCCCTTACACAACTTAATTTACCATATGGCGAACCGGAACTTGACCCGGCGTTATGCTCAACAATTTTGTAAACTGCATAAACGCCAAATAATATTAATAATGAATCATGAGCCACAGGTCCCGCAATAACACCAACAACCCAAATCAAAGCTAATATAAACACAATACCGACATAGAAAACTTTAGATGTAGTTTTTGGAATTGCTGTTTCCTTAAAGAAAAATTTTAATGAATGTATCAATTGCTGGACAATAGGCGGTCCTGGACGTTTCTGTACACGTGCCATTACTTTCCTATGCAAACCTAGAAGCAAACTCCCTGCTAGAAATGCAATAATAACTTGAATTAATATTTCTGCCATTAAATTCATAATACCACTCTAATACCCAGTAAATGGTTCTTTAACCCTTTCATCCGCATCTTCAGGTTTTGGTTTGGCCATAGTTAATAAACCAAGAGATAAAACCCATAATGGAATACCAAATATAGCTACAGTATAAACTACCCATGCATCGAAGTTGATTATCAAGCATGAAAGAATAGCTATTGATGATAATGCCAATAATATAATACACACGATTTTTTGATTTATCATACTCTCTACCACAATACCAATAATAATATTTCAACAGCCCTTACAATAATAAACAATGAACTTAAGTGGATAATGACGATGAATGGAGATCCAGCAGTCCTGAACATCTCCGCTTTACTTGCAAAGAACGGTGCCACTCCACTTTCACCCAGAATACCAATCAACATCAATATTGCACCAAATACGACCATCGGACTTGCAGGCATTTGAGATAAAACCGCAAGAGACAATGTTCCAGTTGCAGCAAGAATAATAGCCGCACCACCAAATAACGGTAAACTACACATCATAGCTATTAATCCATAATTAAATGCAGAGTTCAGTACAGTAGTTTGCTTAACCGCCGATACGATACCAATGTTTAAAATACCTACTAACGCCATGAATAATGTGAAGTTAAATAAATCCCCAGTAATCATTGCTCCTGCAGATGCAATACCGCAAATAATTGATAAAAATCTTCTTTGTTTAAATTCTTTAGGACCTACTTTTACCTCAGTATTATTTAAATAATGCATAGTAGCTTCGATTTGAGTTTCGGGTTTACTTAATGCAATTAATAAGGTAAAACCAAGTAAAACTGCAAACAAGAACAAATTAAATGGAGTTAAATATAATACGATATCTCCAAGTGGAATTATTCCAAGTAAATTTCCCCCTAATGTAACGAAATCCATTTTCTCACCTACTCATTATCAATATCTTCCCTCATAAGCAGACCTATTAAACCTACTTTTGAAGCTACTTTTAATAATAATCCGCATGCCGCTAAAAATAAACTTAATATCCAATATTGCGGAGCTACAAAGAATAATAAAAAACCAATTATCCATATACACCATGCAATACCTGAAACTCCAGCAACACCATCCAACACCAAAACAGGAAGACCTCTTGCTTTTTTAGATAATGCATACAATACAATTCCTCCGCCAGCTACTGCTCCTCCAGTAAAACCAGTTAAGAAAATTCCATATACTATTAAGACCAGTGCTATAAAATTGGGTGCAGTAGTCATAATTTCCATGTCTAAAGAGAATTCCTGTGGAAACATTGAAGAAGATTTAGTTAGATTAGCTCTTGGATCTTGTTCTATCTTACGCATTTCTCTTGTAATCAAAATTTCAGAAATAGCCAAGGTTTCAGCCAACTCCACTACCAAACCTGGCAAGATTAATGCTTCTGCAAGATCGGTTCCAACAGCAGAAACAACAAATATCATAGCAAGACCTACAATGTCAGTTAATATAAGAATGTGCAATTCTTTTCTTTTCATTGCTATAGCCATGGTAGCTATAAAACCAACTATTAAACCAGCATAAATTGCAGGCAAATACATATCAACAAAAACATGAGGAACAAAAAGCATTAATTATCCCTCCTCATTTGTTTTTTTCTTGCTTTATCATCGTTTGCCTTGACTTCATAAGCTACCTGTGCAGAACCATTTACTGCACGAGCAACATCTTTTTTAATCTCTTCAGCATCATTTTTTCTATTCATCGTATAATTAATAGATAACCATGAAGCAATGATAAATGACATCATCAGGATACTAGATTCAAGTATAGTATCGAAACCTCTTGTATAATACAATATTTCATCTATAAGTCCACCTGGAGATGAATATATTGATGTGCCAAAGTAAGGAGATATTGATGATATCCACTCTGCCAGCGGTGACATATACCCAGTAATCAT
This region of Methanobrevibacter sp. V74 genomic DNA includes:
- a CDS encoding EhaF family protein, which gives rise to MRIGVLWNKLADPKYIPRLFAFGLGIILIIGLIVPLALNPDQLYVRPAPQEQIDDGLSLAPYDRGGEPLKEAGEINPQYPENAASLGMITGYMSPLAEWISSISPYFGTSIYSSPGGLIDEILYYTRGFDTILESSILMMSFIIASWLSINYTMNRKNDAEEIKKDVARAVNGSAQVAYEVKANDDKARKKQMRRDN
- a CDS encoding energy-converting hydrogenase subunit EhaL family protein; translated protein: MFDYMIYLLTFAAGSIIGLLYSYSKHAEPFVAVTGFNTPFAIISTVGWVLGFNSGNIILSAVGFLLAGFVMGERPGYGRKETAAGLILGIIAYALLKMSSIG
- a CDS encoding DUF788 domain-containing protein, which encodes MINQKIVCIILLALSSIAILSCLIINFDAWVVYTVAIFGIPLWVLSLGLLTMAKPKPEDADERVKEPFTGY
- a CDS encoding NADH-quinone oxidoreductase subunit B family protein — translated: MLDAIKDVVRKSSIHVCIVNCGGCNGCDVECVALLSPRYDLEQYGIYVHNNPREADVLLLTGAVTEQWKDNLKRIYDKAPEPKIAVAVGNCPISGDVFNQEGGHVNAPASNFIPVAAEIPGCPPRPNEILEAILAVGPQAIADRGREQK
- a CDS encoding DUF1959 family protein — protein: MMEMDDDAKLKLMQTRIIRSYAWQRDIIVPLSKEFNCTTEELEEILFNSLNMSDLQALHATFESAQDICIYQKLNADLRLCWFSDTLELITHEDAKNLKMSMVNKIKNGKSYEDALKEGQLELFELLKKEAKY
- a CDS encoding EhaG family protein, with translation MLFVPHVFVDMYLPAIYAGLIVGFIATMAIAMKRKELHILILTDIVGLAMIFVVSAVGTDLAEALILPGLVVELAETLAISEILITREMRKIEQDPRANLTKSSSMFPQEFSLDMEIMTTAPNFIALVLIVYGIFLTGFTGGAVAGGGIVLYALSKKARGLPVLVLDGVAGVSGIAWCIWIIGFLLFFVAPQYWILSLFLAACGLLLKVASKVGLIGLLMREDIDNE
- a CDS encoding NADH-quinone oxidoreductase subunit H, whose product is MNLMAEILIQVIIAFLAGSLLLGLHRKVMARVQKRPGPPIVQQLIHSLKFFFKETAIPKTTSKVFYVGIVFILALIWVVGVIAGPVAHDSLLILFGVYAVYKIVEHNAGSSSGSPYGKLSCVRAVLSAATELPLFAAIIFVYLMTGSMNIGEIITYQSVHGPLVFSIPLAALMFFMLIITKSPYSPFGITKDKVLISGFETEHFGFLRGFMLFSESIAWYVLLWVFLTIFFGPLDAVGYLIGMVVISFVTGFINATTPLLSPNHSVMTQITIGAICFFGTIVMIFSGMVV
- a CDS encoding nickel-dependent hydrogenase large subunit — protein: MIVPIGPIHPALKEPIRLKLQTEGERVVKAELEYGYVHRGIEKIIEGKTWQKGIYLSERVCGICSYEHTQTFAESIEQISDVSVPPRAQFLRVITNELDRIQSHLLANSTFFKSMDHETLFMHVLELREYAMDAIELLTGNRVNMGWNVVGGVRMDADERHFNPILENLKKIEDRFDIVRALFAEGSALGLRCKGIGYMSKKEAIKGRSVGPIGRASDVKEDYRIGHYTYDDYFDFKVIRRKEGDNYARTLTRFDEIPESISLIRQAIENMPDGEVRTPAEIKSGYAMRKNEAPRGEVTYMVETNGNLIKNITIRTPSIPNMDSCAKYMIRDVPTVADAVSTYASCDPCVACAERVAITNESGKTITKRLDEVR